The region GCATCGACTTAATTCTCCTGAAGGCACGTCTTAAGGTCTGTGTCGCTCTGTCTTACAAAGGCCACACCCAAAGTAACATAGGGATACTCACCAGTATAACTAACAAGTCTAGCGGTAAGCCTAAGCGCCAGTAATCACCAAATTTAAAGCCGCCTGGCCCTAAGATCAGAGTGTTATTTTGATGGCCAATGGGCGTTAAAAAGGCACACGATGCGCCTACCGCCACCGCCATTAAAAACGGATCTACGTTTACGCCTAATTGATTGGCGGTACCAATGGCGATCGGACACATCACCGCCGCCGTGGCGGCGTTATTCATCAGATCCGAGAGGTTCATAGTGACCACCAAGATCAACACCAAGGCAACCACCGCATGACCTTGAGCCAGCTGATTAAGGAGCACATTAGCAATTAAGCCTGCCGTACCACTGCTTTCCATGGCTTGGGCCACCGGTATTAAGGCACCGAGCAAGATAATCACCGGCCAATCGACGGCGTTGTACACGGCGCGGGGCGGCACGGTGCGCACTATCATGGAGGCCAATACACCGGCGGCAAAGGCCACCGCCGTCGGTAAAATACCCAAGGCCGCGATGGCCACCGAGGCGCCCATAATAATGGTGGCCATGATTGCCATGCGTTTGTTAGGAATGCGCAGTTCGCGCTCCGCTAATGGCACGCAGCCGGTGCTAGACGCAAACTCCGAAATCGCCTCAGGCCCGCCCTGCACCATTAATAAATCACCGGCACGAAACGGCTGGGCGCGCAGCCGCTTCACGGATCTATTACCTTGGCGTGAGATTGCCAACAAATTAACGCCAAAGCTGGTTCTAATTTGAATGCCCGCCGCCGTGCGCCCGAGCAAGCTGGAACTCGGTAACACCACCAGCTCGCTGAGGATAATTTCATCATTGTCCGCCGAGCTGTCGACACTCGTTTCCGCTTTAGCCGAGTCTGTATCGGCTTTGGCGACCGATGCTATGTCGGCCGGCTCTTGAGCCTTACTCGCTTGAGGCTTACTCGCTTGAGCCTTAGCAGCAGGGGTCTTAGCGTTTTGCTCGTTGGTTTTTTCTTTCGCTTGTTTCTCTTTTTCCTTTTCTTTCTCTTTTTCTTTTTCCTGCTTTTCTCGCTCATCCCGCGTGGCTTTCGCTTCTTCCAGCTTTAACCCCAGGCTAGATAACGCACTGGACAGGGTTTCTGCTTCCGCTTCTAGCATTAAGATATCGCCAGCACGGGTACGGCGTCGAGGGCTAGGGGGCGTCACCCGCACTTCGTTGCGTACCAACCCCAACACCTGCGCATCCGCCTCGGTGAGCGCCAGCTCTATGTCATGCAAGGTCATGCCCACCGCTTTACTGCCCTCCGGCACCCGCGCCTCGGTAATGTAAGCACCGGAGTCAAAGCTGTCTGCGCCCGCCTGCTTGCGCCCCGGCACGAGCCGCCAGCCAATTAACGCCACAAAGGCCACGCCTACCCCAGCTACCGCTAAGCCTACGGGAGTAAAATCAAACATGCTGAAGTTGCCATCGCCGTTGGCTTGGCGAAATCCCGAGACAATCAGGTTAGGTGGGGTACCAATCAAGGTGGTCATGCCGCCCAAAATAGTGCCAAACGACAGCGGCATTAACACTTTACCGGTGGGTATTTGCTGGCGCCGTGCCATTTGCATCGCCACCGGCATCAATAACGCCAGCGCGCCCACGTTATTCATAAAAGCGGACAAAAATGCGCCCAAGGCAGTTAAGGCGGCAATCGATAAGGTGGGACCCGCATTAGTCGGGAGACACAAGCGGGTGAGTACATCCACAGCACCGGAGTTTTGTAAGCCTTTACTGAGGATTAATACGCAAGCTACGCTTATCACCGCCGGATGACTAATACCATCAAAAGCCGAGTCTGCGGGTACTAAGCCGGTGATCACACAGGCCAACAGCGCCGCTGCCGCGACCATGTCATGGCGCCAACGCCCCCATAAAAACAGCAATACAGTGCACAGTAAGATAATGCTAATGGTGATTTGAGCTGAGTCCATTGAGTCTTGCTCCTACTAGAGGGCGATAAAGCTGGCTTAACTACAGAATATTAGGGTGTTAAGAATCACACAACAATACGGTTTTGAATACTCAAATGTGACCTTTGCAGTGTAGCAGTCACCCACCCCGTCTTGGCAATAAATCAGCGGCCATTCTCAGGCTATGGCAGGCGACTGGCTGCGTGGAATACTGGGTGCCAAATCCTAGGGGCAATGCCTGAGTTCAATGCCTGAACCCAATGCCTGAACTCAATGCCTAAGTGCAATAGTGGTCTTTAGCCTCGTGGCAGGCTAAAATCAGTTTTTTATAAAAACGGTAATTAGCATGATCAAGCTTGGCGATAACAACACTCTCCCTCTGATACGTTTAGATGATAAAGGCGGCTGGCTAGATGCCGATTCTTATGGTGAGGCTTTTATCCCTAAGCGCCAGCTTCCGGCCAACTGCCAGCCTGGCGATGAGATTGCCGTTTTTATCTATCTGGATGCAGACCTTGAGCCAGTCGTCACCACCGACCAGCCCAGAGCCACCGTCGAGCAATTTGCCACCTTGAAAGTAGTCACCAGCAATCGCCTGGGTGCCTTTCTCGATTGGGGCATGAAAAAAGATATTTTTGTACCTGAGCGCAATCAAGTGCAACCCATGGAAGTGGGCCGCAACTACGTGGTGTTTATCTATTTAGATCACGAAGGGCGCATGGTGGCCAGTAGCAAGCTAGACCGCTTTTACAGCCGTGAGCTGCCCACCTATAACGTGGGTGATGAAGTGGACTTACTGATTGCCGAGCCGACCCTGTTAGGTTTTAAGGCGGTGGTGGATAATCAGTTTGGCGGCTTATTATTTCGCTCAGATATCTCCGGTCGTTTACCGGTGGGCTTAAGTACCAAAGGCTACGTTAAACAAATGCGTGATGACGGTAAAATCGATCTCAGCTTGTTTAAACCAGGCCCTGGCAAAGTGGATGATGCAGCTGGCCTTATTCTCGACAAGCTCGAGCGTGCCGGCGGCAGCATGCAAGTCAGCGACAAAAGCGACCCCGATACTATTTTTCGCTTATTTGGCGTCAGCAAAGGTACTTTTAAAAAGGCCATTGGCGGCTTGTACAAGCAAGGCCAGATAGTCATAGAAGCCAACGGCATTCGTATTGTTAAATAGTAATTATTCGCACGCTTAGCGGTATGCAGCGCGGTAATTTCAATGCTAGTATAACCCTGTTACAAATGCAGCCTGATGGTAGAAACAGGCGGTGCTACCGCCTTTCAAGCAATGGAAATGTAACAGGTTTTATCATCTTTACGCCCTATTAGGCTGCCATAAGACTGCATTTGTCACTTTTTGCTCAGTTATGCAAATACATACAAATACTGTCTGGTTAACCAGTGCAGCTAACTAATAAGGTTGATTGATGACACAGATTAGAATCGCCATTGCCGGCTATGGCAACCTTGGCCGCGGTGCAGAAGCCGCCATTAAGCAAAGCCCAGACATGCGTCTCGTGTCCGTATTCAGCCGCCGCGATCCCGCGAGCGTCACCTTACTCGACCGCTCAGTACCCGTTTATGCCATGGACGACATCGAGCAACATCAAAACGATATCGATGTGCTGCTGTTATGCGGCGGCTCCAAGTCAGACTTACCCGAGCAAGGCCCACAGTTGGCCGGTTTATTTAATATCGTCGACAGCTTCGATACCCACGCCAAAATCCCTGAGTATTTCACCGCCCTCGATGCGCCAGCAAAATCCGCAGGCAAAGTCGCGCTCTTGTCTGTAGGTTGGGATCCGGGTTTGTTCTCGTTAAACCGTCTCTATGGCGAAGCCATTTTACCGGTGGGTGAAACCTATACTTTTTGGGGTAAAGGCTTAAGCCAAGGTCACTCAGATGCAGTGCGTCGTGTGGCGGGCGTTAAGTCTGGCGTGCAATACACCATTCCATCTGAGTCGGCGATGGCTCGGGTGCGTAACGGTGAGCAACCTACGCTGAGCACCCGTGAGAAACACACCCGCGAATGCTTTATCGTGCTAAAAGACGGCGCCGATGCCGAAGCCGTACGCTCAACCATCGTCAACATGCCGGATTACTTCTCCGACTATGACACTACTGTGAACTTTATCGACGCAGCAACCTTTAGCGAACAGCACAGCAGCATGCCCCACGGCGGCTTTGTGATCCGCAGTGGCGTAAGCGGCAGCGAAAACACCAAGCAAGTGTTGGAGTTCTCGCTAAAGCTGGGCAGTAACCCTGAGTTTACTTCTAGCGTGTTAGTGGCCTACGCCCGCGCCGCTTATAAGATGAACCAAGCAGGTGAAACCGGTGCGAAAACTGTCCTCGACGTCGCCCCGGGTTTGTTGTCTCCTAAAACACCGGCCGAGCTACGTAAAGAGCTGCTGTAATACTAGCGCCAGGCGCCCAGCACCAAGCGCCTAGCTAAAAATAAAAAAGCACCGAGCCATTAAGGTCGGTGCTTTTTGTTTAGTGATGCATGAGCATTAAATCTTCGAAATAAAGCCCGCTAACCACTTTAACGCCGGTACTTCTGGATCCAGCGTTTCACCCGCATCAACGGTCAGCATCTCGGTTACGGCTTGGGCCTGCAGCTCTTGTAATAAATCACTAAATTGGCGACCGCCACCGCAAAAATGCTCATAACTGCTGTCGCCTAATGCGACCAGTGCATAGCGTAATTGCGGCATTGGGGGGCTGTTAGCCCGTATTTCTTCAAACAGCGGCAAAATATCCGCCGGTAATTCACCTTGGCCCGTAGTGGAGGTCACCACTAACCAAAAGTGCGCCGGATTTAAATCCGCTAACGCTGCCTCTTCATGCAACACCACTTCATGGCCAGCACCGATTAATGCCTCTTCTAAGCTCTCTGCCACCGACATAGCCGAGCCATATACGCTGCCCACTATGATATCTATTGCCGTCATTTATACTCCTTAAAAAATTTAGACCGATCAAATATCGCCGTAAGCCATACGCGTTCAGCTAAAGAGACACTACAACCGAGCGTAGGGTCCAATTCATTCGACCATACGGCATACATAAATCATTATATTTTTCTCTTATCACTTTTTTCCGTGTTCTTACGTGGATTCCGTGGCAAAAACAGGTTTGGCTTTAAGCCTTACTCTTAACGCTATTTAACCAACCAAACTCTTCTACAACACGCTGCCATTGGTGATCAAGGCTCGCCTCAAGTAGCAAAGGCATACCGGTCACTGGGTGCGTTAACGCTAAGCTATGAGCATGCAATAACATGCGCTCGCTGGCATATTGGCTGCGAAAAAATCGATTATGCCGCCCGTCGCCGTGGCTGGTATCGCCCACTATGGGATGAAACAAATGCGCCATATGGCGGCGCAGCTGATGCTTGCGCCCAGTTTCAGGCGTTAAGCGCACCAAGCTGTAACGGCTGGTGTCGTGCTTTTTTGACACCGCAAATGGTAACTCAATTTGGGCCAAGCTTTGCCAATGGGTCACCGCCTCTTGAGGGGGCTTATCCAAGTCGGCAAACTTATCGGCAATGGCATCTGGCTGAAAGCTGAGCGCATAATCAAGTGTGCCCTGCTCTGGCATAAAGCCGCGCACCACCGCTAAATACTGCTTTACAACTTTATGCTCGGTAAAGGCCTCGGTAAGGCTGCGCGCCACGGCTGAGCTTTTGGCAAATAACAGCACGCCTGAGGTCGGCCTATCGAGTCTGTGCACCGGAAACACATGGCAGCCCACCGCATCACGGGTCAGCTGCATGGCAAAGCGCGTCTCGCCTTTATCCAGCCAGCTACGATGCACTAACAGACCGGCCTCTTTATTGATGGCCACTATGCATTCATCTTCATAGATAATGTCTATGCCATTGTCTATACGATTGTTGATGCAAGAGTGCGGCTCACAGCTGTTAGTGATATCGTTTGCGGTACTCATGCTTGGCGCTCAACTGGCTGGCCAGACAAGGCTTCATCTAACTGGGCAATGGCTTCGGTTAAACCGCTAGTGTCTTCCACTACCCCCGCAAAGCTCTCTTGAGCCATGGGATACACGCTAATTTTGCTGGGCAAAGGCATGCCGATGGCCAACTGAGTGCGCAAGCGCGCCAACAGCACAAATTGCAGCCACTGGGCCAAGCTCAAGGTGTCTACCGCAAACGGCAGTGTGCTGGCCAGCGCCTTGGCATCGGGCGGGGTCTCTTGCCACCAAGACAGCGCTTTTAGCTCATCTGCAATGGTATCGAGTAATTTTTTTACGGTCGCTAATTTTACGGTCGCTAACTGTTGTGTGGTGACATCTAACGGGTTTTCGGGCGCAACGGGCATCTGGCAGGTCCTCTTTAAACACCCCGCCACTATACCATCTTGCCCCCAGACTCCCTATAATCGGCGGCCATGCAACAGGAGAAACCGATGCAAATAAATACCTTGAGTGAATTTTTAACCCAGGCAGGCACCGAGTTTCGCCTTTTCGATCTGGGCCGGCGTTTACAGGCCATTGAGCCTGCCGATTTTCTGGCTATTGAAGCCCAACAACGTCCTTATCCTTGGCCATTGCAGCGCCATGCTTGGTTGGCGGTGTGCTATTGGCAAACCCACAGCGCCGATCAACCTTATATTTGGTTTTTAAAGCTGCCGCTAGATGAACGCGGTTTGTTTAATAATGGGGCGGTAAAATACTTTTTAGCCGCATTAGTGGAGCAGTTAGGCCAAGACTTAACCGCGCCCTTAAGCGATGAGCAACAGCAAAAGCTGGCACAAACGCCCTTTACCTTTGCGCCGTCTCAAGAAAAACTGGCCGCTTTTCATGCCCGATTAGGCTTAGCTCTAAACACTGCACCCTCACACTTTTATCAAGGTGCACTCGATTATTTGGCCGCGCCAGAACAACACGACTGGCAGCAATTAGGGCTACAAGGCTTGGCAGAAGTGGCCGCGCGCTTACAACAAGATGCGCCACTCAGTCAGCTGTTGGCGCGCCAATGGTCACATTTGCCAACACAGGTACAAACCGCATTTTGCCAGCAGTGTGAACATCAGCCACTGCCCGACAATATCAATCAACTGCTGCTGGACGCCGTAAACCACGAGCTAGAGCGTCAAACGCCCGATGATGAGCGTATCGCACTATTATTACGCGCCACGGCAGCCAGCCCGGCGTTTGTTGCTCGCAAGCAAAAGGTCGCCACCCTACTCGACTTGGCACCCAGCCAAGCCTTAATGCTGTGTTTAGTGGCTCGGCTTTGGCAAGAGCTCGCCGATGAAACATTATTGTTGCAGTATTTAAGCCAGCTGGCCGAGCTGCACGGGGATTTGTTTAATGGCGTGTTTAGCGAGTTGGTGTCAATGCCTGCGCTGCGACCGTTAATCTTAAGTAATTTGCACAATGCGGCATTATCGACCTCCTTAAAAGACGCGCTGGGTGCTTTATATACGGCGGATGCATGACAGAGTTAATTGGTTTAGTGGCACTACTCTTGCTTGGCGCCGGATATTGGCAGCTAAGGCGCCAAAGTGAGTTTGCTCAAGCCTGGTTAGCGCGTTATTGTCGAGGCCAAAGCTTTCAATTATTGAGTGTGTATCGCTATCGATTTGTGTGGAAAAAAGGCCGCATACTAACGCAGTTTCGCTTTGAGTTTAGCCACGATGGTCTGCAGCACAATGAAGGTAAATTGTGGCTGCATCGCCTCACCGTACTTAATGTGGAATTGCCCATCTTACGCGAGCCGGACTCACCTATGCTTTAAATCGTGAGGGGTAAAGAATAACGACGAATACGCCCTGACTTTCAACCTAAGGAGTACTTTCTGATGGAATCTATTAATCATCCCTTTAGTGAACTGTTTGAGCAATTAGGCTTAGATGCCAGCCATGAAGGCATTGAGCAATTTATTGCCAGTCACACCTTGCCCGCAGACTTGGAGCTAGCTAAAGCGCCCTTTTGGAGTGCGGCTCAAGCTAATTTCTTAAAAGAAGGCTGGCAATCAGACTCCGACTGGGCAGAAGTGATAGACCAACTCAATGTCAGTCTTAGATAAAGGTTAATCCCGTTCATGCCACAGCAGCAAATACTCACAGCCATGCAGCAACTCGCCGCCGAGGGCAAAGCGCTGACCACGGCGGCAGTGCGAGCACGGCTCACCACACCCGTGCCCTTAAGCGAGTTATTAGCGCTGGTGAGTCGTTATAAGCAAGACCCTCAGAGCTTACCGCCGCCCTTGGCAAACATAGCGGCCAGTGTGAGCACCTCACACCGCCAAGATGAGCAGGACAACCATACGCACTTGGCTGCTCGCTTGGCAACACTCGAGCACACCGTTGCCGAGCAGGCGCTCAGACTGGCACGTTTAGAAAAATTATTAATGGCCACCTTAGATGGCGAGAAACGGTTAATGGCCAACTTAAATACTGCTGTGAAGGACTGACTGATGTGGGTATGTGAACTGCACTTTGATTGTTATCAAGAAACCCAATTGGCCGAGGCAGAGCCCGCCATTCGCCAATTTATTGATGCGCTGCGCTATAACGGCCAGATTGTAGGCCGAGAATTCCCCACCGCCATGCACGCCGACGGCCTCACCGCACGCGTGGTGTGCCCCGAACAAGACAGCCTGCATGCCCGCTATCACAGTCGCCAAGTAGAGCTGGCCATCTCGAACTTGCATCAAATTGGTCTCACCAGCCCTAAGGTGGCGCTAAAAGGTCAAGATCTCAACTCGGACACCACAGATGCTTGCAGCGCGCGACCTTGGCAATTGCTCTACACCACTTATTTACATTCTTGTTCACCGCTGCGCTGTGGCGAGCACTTAGCCCCCGTTCCCTTGTACCAGATACCGGCGGTGGCCAATGGCGACTTTAAACAAGTATTAAAATGGCAAGAAGACTGGGAAGCCTGTGACCAACTGCAAATGAACGGCTCTATTTTAGAGCACGCAGCAGTAAGCGAAATTAGCGAGCCAGACTCACGCTTAAGCCAGCGCGGCCGAAAGCTCAGTAAGCACATAGAGTCTTTAACCGCGATACCCACTTTTTATTATTTGTATCGCGTGGGCGGCGACAATTTAAGCACCG is a window of Oceanisphaera sp. IT1-181 DNA encoding:
- a CDS encoding SLC13 family permease; this encodes MDSAQITISIILLCTVLLFLWGRWRHDMVAAAALLACVITGLVPADSAFDGISHPAVISVACVLILSKGLQNSGAVDVLTRLCLPTNAGPTLSIAALTALGAFLSAFMNNVGALALLMPVAMQMARRQQIPTGKVLMPLSFGTILGGMTTLIGTPPNLIVSGFRQANGDGNFSMFDFTPVGLAVAGVGVAFVALIGWRLVPGRKQAGADSFDSGAYITEARVPEGSKAVGMTLHDIELALTEADAQVLGLVRNEVRVTPPSPRRRTRAGDILMLEAEAETLSSALSSLGLKLEEAKATRDEREKQEKEKEKEKEKEKQAKEKTNEQNAKTPAAKAQASKPQASKAQEPADIASVAKADTDSAKAETSVDSSADNDEIILSELVVLPSSSLLGRTAAGIQIRTSFGVNLLAISRQGNRSVKRLRAQPFRAGDLLMVQGGPEAISEFASSTGCVPLAERELRIPNKRMAIMATIIMGASVAIAALGILPTAVAFAAGVLASMIVRTVPPRAVYNAVDWPVIILLGALIPVAQAMESSGTAGLIANVLLNQLAQGHAVVALVLILVVTMNLSDLMNNAATAAVMCPIAIGTANQLGVNVDPFLMAVAVGASCAFLTPIGHQNNTLILGPGGFKFGDYWRLGLPLDLLVILVSIPMLLWVWPL
- a CDS encoding S1 RNA-binding domain-containing protein, producing the protein MIKLGDNNTLPLIRLDDKGGWLDADSYGEAFIPKRQLPANCQPGDEIAVFIYLDADLEPVVTTDQPRATVEQFATLKVVTSNRLGAFLDWGMKKDIFVPERNQVQPMEVGRNYVVFIYLDHEGRMVASSKLDRFYSRELPTYNVGDEVDLLIAEPTLLGFKAVVDNQFGGLLFRSDISGRLPVGLSTKGYVKQMRDDGKIDLSLFKPGPGKVDDAAGLILDKLERAGGSMQVSDKSDPDTIFRLFGVSKGTFKKAIGGLYKQGQIVIEANGIRIVK
- a CDS encoding diaminopimelate dehydrogenase, whose product is MTQIRIAIAGYGNLGRGAEAAIKQSPDMRLVSVFSRRDPASVTLLDRSVPVYAMDDIEQHQNDIDVLLLCGGSKSDLPEQGPQLAGLFNIVDSFDTHAKIPEYFTALDAPAKSAGKVALLSVGWDPGLFSLNRLYGEAILPVGETYTFWGKGLSQGHSDAVRRVAGVKSGVQYTIPSESAMARVRNGEQPTLSTREKHTRECFIVLKDGADAEAVRSTIVNMPDYFSDYDTTVNFIDAATFSEQHSSMPHGGFVIRSGVSGSENTKQVLEFSLKLGSNPEFTSSVLVAYARAAYKMNQAGETGAKTVLDVAPGLLSPKTPAELRKELL
- a CDS encoding flavodoxin, with the protein product MTAIDIIVGSVYGSAMSVAESLEEALIGAGHEVVLHEEAALADLNPAHFWLVVTSTTGQGELPADILPLFEEIRANSPPMPQLRYALVALGDSSYEHFCGGGRQFSDLLQELQAQAVTEMLTVDAGETLDPEVPALKWLAGFISKI
- the truC gene encoding tRNA pseudouridine(65) synthase TruC translates to MSTANDITNSCEPHSCINNRIDNGIDIIYEDECIVAINKEAGLLVHRSWLDKGETRFAMQLTRDAVGCHVFPVHRLDRPTSGVLLFAKSSAVARSLTEAFTEHKVVKQYLAVVRGFMPEQGTLDYALSFQPDAIADKFADLDKPPQEAVTHWQSLAQIELPFAVSKKHDTSRYSLVRLTPETGRKHQLRRHMAHLFHPIVGDTSHGDGRHNRFFRSQYASERMLLHAHSLALTHPVTGMPLLLEASLDHQWQRVVEEFGWLNSVKSKA
- a CDS encoding YqcC family protein; the protein is MPVAPENPLDVTTQQLATVKLATVKKLLDTIADELKALSWWQETPPDAKALASTLPFAVDTLSLAQWLQFVLLARLRTQLAIGMPLPSKISVYPMAQESFAGVVEDTSGLTEAIAQLDEALSGQPVERQA
- a CDS encoding DUF3549 family protein, giving the protein MQINTLSEFLTQAGTEFRLFDLGRRLQAIEPADFLAIEAQQRPYPWPLQRHAWLAVCYWQTHSADQPYIWFLKLPLDERGLFNNGAVKYFLAALVEQLGQDLTAPLSDEQQQKLAQTPFTFAPSQEKLAAFHARLGLALNTAPSHFYQGALDYLAAPEQHDWQQLGLQGLAEVAARLQQDAPLSQLLARQWSHLPTQVQTAFCQQCEHQPLPDNINQLLLDAVNHELERQTPDDERIALLLRATAASPAFVARKQKVATLLDLAPSQALMLCLVARLWQELADETLLLQYLSQLAELHGDLFNGVFSELVSMPALRPLILSNLHNAALSTSLKDALGALYTADA
- a CDS encoding DUF3301 domain-containing protein, coding for MTELIGLVALLLLGAGYWQLRRQSEFAQAWLARYCRGQSFQLLSVYRYRFVWKKGRILTQFRFEFSHDGLQHNEGKLWLHRLTVLNVELPILREPDSPML
- a CDS encoding DUF2789 domain-containing protein → MESINHPFSELFEQLGLDASHEGIEQFIASHTLPADLELAKAPFWSAAQANFLKEGWQSDSDWAEVIDQLNVSLR
- a CDS encoding Zn-ribbon-containing protein, translated to MWVCELHFDCYQETQLAEAEPAIRQFIDALRYNGQIVGREFPTAMHADGLTARVVCPEQDSLHARYHSRQVELAISNLHQIGLTSPKVALKGQDLNSDTTDACSARPWQLLYTTYLHSCSPLRCGEHLAPVPLYQIPAVANGDFKQVLKWQEDWEACDQLQMNGSILEHAAVSEISEPDSRLSQRGRKLSKHIESLTAIPTFYYLYRVGGDNLSTEQERPCPSCGQPWRLSEPLHEVFDFKCEPCRLISNLSWDFKD